In the Paralichthys olivaceus isolate ysfri-2021 chromosome 15, ASM2471397v2, whole genome shotgun sequence genome, one interval contains:
- the LOC109628367 gene encoding gap junction delta-2 protein-like isoform X2 — protein MGEWTILERLLEAAVQQHSTMIGRILLTVVVIFRILIVGIVGEKVYEDEQIMFICNTMQPGCNQACYDKAFPISHIRYWVFQIILVCTPSLCFITYSVHQSAKARDRSYSLLHPYMDHHGHGHHGRHHDHHARKLHSRNINGILMHPDSSKEDHDCLEVKEIPNGPRGLPQTHKSSKVRRQEGISRFYVIQVVFRNALEIGFLAGQYFLYGFNVPGMFECDRYPCVKEVECYVSRPTEKTVFLVFMFAVSGICVLLNLAELNHLGWRKIKTAMQGVQARRKSICEVRKKDVSHLSQAPNLGRTQSSESAYV, from the coding sequence gATCCTGCTGACAGTGGTGGTGATTTTCCGGATCCTGATAGTCGGCATAGTGGGGGAGAAGGTGTATGAAGATGAGCAAATCATGTTCATCTGCAACACCATGCAGCCTGGCTGCAACCAAGCCTGCTACGACAAGGCCTTCCCCATCTCGCACATCCGCTACTGGGTCTTTCAGATCATCCTGGTGTGCACACCGAGCCTGTGCTTCATCACGTATTCTGTTCATCAGTCCGCCAAGGCACGTGACCGAAGCTATTCTCTCCTGCATCCGTATATGGATCACCATGGTCACGGTCACCACGGTCGCCATCACGATCATCACGCTCGCAAGCTTCACTCTCGCAACATCAATGGCATCCTGATGCACCCTGACAGCAGTAAGGAGGATCATGACTGCCTGGAGGTCAAGGAGATCCCCAATGGACCCAGAGGACTCCCTCAAACACATAAGAGTTCTAAAGTGCGACGGCAGGAAGGCATCTCGCGTTTTTACGTCATCCAGGTAGTGTTCCGAAACGCGCTTGAGATTGGCTTTCTGGCCGGCCAGTACTTCCTGTATGGCTTCAACGTACCAGGGATGTTTGAGTGTGACCGGTACCCATGTGTGAAGGAGGTGGAGTGTTACGTGTCTCGTCCCACAGAAAAGACCGTGTTTCTGGTCTTTATGTTTGCTGTGAGTGGCATATGTGTGCTGCTCAACCTGGCTGAGCTCAACCACCTTGGCTGGAGGAAGATAAAGACGGCCATGCAAGGGGTGCAGGCTCGAAGGAAGTCCATTTGTGAAGTGCGCAAGAAGGATGTTTCACACCTGTCCCAGGCCCCCAACCTGGGCAGGACCCAGTCCAGTGAGTCAGCCTACGTCTGA